A stretch of DNA from Lycium ferocissimum isolate CSIRO_LF1 chromosome 4, AGI_CSIRO_Lferr_CH_V1, whole genome shotgun sequence:
CTTACTCTCATGCTGATTATCTAAAAGATGACtacctatatttttttttgtagatatGGCTCGTGGCAGAGGTCGAGGTAGCATGGGCCGTGTAAGCAAGTCCTCAACTAGAGGTCGAGGTAACATGCCTACTGTTCCCGTTCCCACAATTAGTTCTCAACAAGGTGGTACCCATTCCTCAGGTGGGCAAGACCAAGTTGAAACATGTCCTACTACTACGCCACCCATTCAAACATCAGGTCATGGTAGTACCCCATCCATTTCTAAATCATTTCCTATAATGCCTAATGATAGCAACGTAATAGGCGAGGGTACATCTACTCAGAGAAATGCAATAGGTGAAGGTTCATCTGCTCAGAGTGATGCAATAGGTGAAGGTGAGAACAATAGTAACGTGAAGCAGacacttatttttctttctccttcagGGTTAGTTTCTGCTTGCAccattattatttatatacaGTAATTGCTTTATGATAGACTTCATATAATGTCTTCAAATTTGTCCAGGTTGAAACCATCGAGATTATGCTCTGAGATGATACCTGAGATTTTCAAGAATGAAGTTGAGCCTAATGGAGTTAACTGGAAAAGTGTCTCATAAGAGACAAAAGATTTTTATCTCGGAGAATTCGAGGTATAATAACTGAAACATTTGTCACTAATTACCATTAGTGTTCAGAAcgaaaaatagattttttatttAGCTTTGACTATGAGATGTAGAGCTTTATTCTTAACCGAAGCTGTCAAAGAAAGTAACCAAGAACATGTCTAATAATGCCTCTGTCTCACTTCCTTGCAACATAAGCATCATCTCATTCTTTTCACCTGTCAAAGAAAGCTGCAGTTCTTTTACTTTCTCGCTTATTGGGTGACTAATGGTGCTTGTCTTATAACTCATGTCTTATAATTTTTGTCTGCTAAGATGATGAGTTTATTGTTATACTCTACTTTGTTAAATTATTTCAGAAGGCATTCTATTGGGATTCTTCGATTGATAGTGAAGTAAGGAAGCAATGGCGTAGAAAGGCAGCGAGAATGTACTGTGATTTCGTTAGCACAATAAAAGGTGAGGGGATTCTGCCTGTTTATGTTCCGAAATAAACATGGGAAAGTTGGAAGAAATATTGGGAAGATCCTAAGGTTGTTGAAAAAGCGAAAATAGCTTCAAAAAATCATCGTGGCGATGAGGGTGCAATTGCCAGTGGGACTCACATGGGCGGCTTTATTTCCATCGGAGAGCATCACAAGAGACATGTAAGTTAATTCTGTGGCTTTGGCCTTTGCCTAACTAAATTTCGATCATGAAGGTGAATGCCTCATCAGTTGCAGTATGTTTATGTTGGCAAGTTTAGACTTGTAAGttatttgttgttttcaaaaatttcGACTGCTTTCGTGGTATTGCAAGTTGAAAATGCTGAAAAtctatataattatataaaagaaTTGGCCTTTATCTCTTATTTTCTCACTAGAAGAATTTGCTGAGCAATAAAAACAGCATATTTTCACTCATTAATTGAGTCATTTACACATTATTTCGAGTATAGTAACAAACATAACGTATGAGAATTGGGTGCCACCGAACGGACGTAACGTATGACTTAATTACAGAAACCAGCTTTCATTTGTGTTGATCCTTTTTCCTGATCATGTTaaattctcaatttttctttaaatataCTATGAGCCGGCTATGGCAGTTACCTATATATCCAATTAGAAAGACATGTATTCTATAATTGTGTTTATCGGACTTGTGATATAGCCTATTCACGAACAAATGTTGAAGATAAGGATCGGGATCAGTTATCCATTGACTGTTTGGGTCCATGGACCGCCACAGACTAATTAATACTATTAGTTTTTAAAGTTTTGTTctcattttcaccataactTTTTACTGATTTCCTGCCTTCaattagtttttaaattttcatgaaCATATTCTCATATGGACTGCGCATATGTAAAAGGAATATGTCAAAATATATTCTCTCTTGTGACATTGGTTGCTGTTTTGGTTGGTTTTGGAAGTTACTAaactatgtatatttttttcttgtataGGCTATTAAAAAGGGTCGAGATCCAACACCAAGTGTCGTACATTTGCACGTCCatacatggaaaatattttattggtGAGCGAGCCCGAATCGTGCATGTGAGTCCAGCATTCTATAATCTTCTATAGGAAGTTTCTTTATTTAGTCCCATCACATTCAAGAAAAGAGCGAAAGCCAATGGCTGATAGCAATATTAGAAGCCAAACCTGATTGAACTTTTTAGCCCTCATAAAGGCCTTCATTAAAGTGCTATAAGTAACCACATCAGGACTAGTACCCTACAGAAATAGCAGCACCACTATCAGCAAAGTTTATGTTAGGAAATGTGTTTagagaaatttggaaattttaagtACTTACcgtctcttttatatgttggTAAATTGATAGTACCTCCATATTCCTACCAGCATTCCCAAAAGCATTTATCAGCATATTTAGCATTATAAGGTTTGGTTCCATTCCATCGGCTTCCATTATCGGAACGCTTTGTAACTCACATACCGCTTTCACATTATCCCGCACACAAggcaaaatatttaaaagatggAATCTCTCAAAGCTACTTAAAAGATACTATCTTAAACATAGTAGGAAACATTAACTACATATATAAATGATGCTTATAAGGAAACCAAGAGTAAAAGCCATGCCAAAAATTAAGACACAGTACTAGATGGGTAAAATACTTAACTGCACCAGGAGTTTACACCAAACAAAATAGTTTAACCTTCGTCTTTAGCAGTAAAAATTAAAGCGAGAATGCGTATCACTTAACCATAA
This window harbors:
- the LOC132053685 gene encoding uncharacterized protein LOC132053685; translation: MTVDEVILLHDPNGEAIEMDEPIDDGLLPEHHESEEEHHDFEEESTEDEYETEENDEEEFEEEIDTDYQKKLLIFAATLIRTSFLLVASTVISFLNIEDMARGRGRGSMGRVSKSSTRGRGNMPTVPVPTISSQQGGTHSSGGQDQVETCPTTTPPIQTSGHGSTPSISKSFPIMPNDSNVIGEGTSTQRNAIGEGSSAQSDAIGEGENNSNVKQTLIFLSPSGLKPSRLCSEMIPEIFKNEVEPNGVNWKSVS